A region from the Pelagovum pacificum genome encodes:
- a CDS encoding phosphoadenosine phosphosulfate reductase has translation MAGQDLSRGVGAMVEETMEFDVDLSELSGKAWLDAVREAGWDFGFHEALGPAHDAVLIEGNRNLMVAFEVIPRVQEANPGREPRGWRLARSEGWTSLTLFSASETWFRNPAVYDFIDRMTDDGFFDSYDNVLFYGAGSGGYAAAAYSVAAPGAAVVALRPQATLTPDTTRWDRRFLPARRLEFESRYGFAPDMLDAARQAYVLFDPELTLDDMHAALFRRPNVLRLPCPHLGDELERALEGMHILDDVLRGAMLGTLDAAGFRSLYRARRRYMPYLRSLLTHTQQSGRIDLTERVCRWGIEHTNRPVFRNKLKALENRGDVTAAE, from the coding sequence TTGGCCGGACAGGACCTGTCGCGAGGCGTGGGGGCGATGGTCGAAGAGACGATGGAATTCGATGTGGATCTCTCCGAACTTTCGGGGAAGGCGTGGCTCGACGCAGTACGCGAGGCCGGCTGGGACTTCGGGTTCCACGAAGCGCTCGGCCCCGCGCACGACGCCGTCCTGATCGAGGGAAACCGCAACCTGATGGTCGCGTTCGAGGTGATACCGCGCGTCCAGGAGGCGAACCCGGGCCGCGAGCCGCGGGGCTGGCGTCTCGCCCGCTCCGAAGGATGGACCTCGCTCACCCTGTTCAGCGCGTCCGAGACATGGTTCCGCAATCCGGCGGTCTACGACTTCATCGACCGGATGACCGACGACGGTTTCTTCGACAGCTACGACAACGTCCTGTTCTACGGCGCGGGCTCTGGCGGCTATGCGGCGGCGGCCTATTCGGTCGCGGCGCCCGGCGCGGCGGTCGTGGCGCTGCGCCCGCAGGCGACGCTGACGCCCGACACGACCCGGTGGGACCGGCGCTTCCTGCCCGCTCGGCGGCTGGAGTTTGAGAGCCGCTACGGCTTCGCGCCCGACATGCTGGACGCCGCGCGGCAGGCCTACGTGCTGTTCGATCCCGAACTGACGCTCGACGACATGCACGCCGCCCTGTTCCGGCGGCCGAACGTGCTGCGCCTGCCCTGTCCCCACCTCGGTGACGAGCTGGAGCGCGCGCTTGAGGGGATGCACATCCTCGATGATGTCCTGCGCGGGGCGATGCTTGGCACGCTGGATGCCGCCGGGTTCCGGTCGCTCTACCGGGCGCGGCGCCGCTACATGCCCTACCTGCGCAGCCTGCTGACCCATACGCAGCAATCCGGGCGCATCGACCTGACCGAGCGCGTCTGTCGCTGGGGGATCGAGCACACCAACCGCCCGGTGTTCCGCAACAAGCTCAAGGCGCTGGAAAACCGTGGCGACGTGACCGCGGCGGAGTGA